From the Pseudomonas putida genome, one window contains:
- a CDS encoding c-type cytochrome, whose protein sequence is MNQIKKMLAVPAAVFALWAMSATAATNDELAKRLEPVGQVCVQGQECKGMEVAAAAGGGGAKTPDDVIAKHCNACHGTGLLGAPKIGDTAAWKKRADEQGGVDGILAKAITGVNAMPPKGTCADCSDDDLKGAIKKMSGL, encoded by the coding sequence GTGAACCAAATCAAGAAGATGCTGGCCGTACCAGCAGCCGTATTCGCCCTTTGGGCAATGAGCGCAACCGCAGCGACCAACGACGAGCTCGCCAAACGCCTTGAGCCGGTGGGCCAGGTGTGTGTGCAGGGCCAGGAATGCAAGGGCATGGAAGTGGCTGCCGCAGCAGGGGGCGGCGGGGCCAAGACGCCGGATGATGTGATTGCCAAGCACTGCAACGCCTGCCACGGCACCGGCTTGCTGGGGGCGCCGAAGATTGGCGATACCGCTGCCTGGAAGAAACGCGCGGATGAACAAGGTGGCGTAGACGGGATTCTGGCCAAGGCGATTACCGGCGTGAATGCCATGCCGCCCAAGGGCACCTGCGCCGACTGCTCGGATGACGATCTGAAAGGGGCCATCAAGAAGATGTCCGGGCTCTGA
- the dadR gene encoding transcriptional regulator DadR, with amino-acid sequence MRTQHQSKRELDKIDRNILRILQNDGRISFTELGEKVGLSTTPCTERVRRLEREGIIMGYNARLNPQHLKGSLLVFVEISLDYKSGDTFEEFRRAVLKLPHVLECHLVSGDFDYLVKARISEMASYRKLLGDILLKLPHVRESKSYIVMEEVKESLCLPIPD; translated from the coding sequence ATGAGAACCCAGCACCAGAGCAAACGTGAACTGGACAAGATCGACCGTAACATCCTGCGCATCCTGCAGAATGACGGGCGTATTTCCTTCACCGAACTGGGCGAGAAAGTTGGGCTTTCCACCACCCCTTGCACCGAGCGCGTACGCCGCCTGGAGCGCGAGGGCATCATCATGGGCTACAACGCCCGCTTGAATCCGCAGCACCTCAAGGGCAGCCTGCTGGTGTTCGTGGAAATCAGCCTGGACTACAAGTCCGGCGACACCTTCGAGGAGTTCCGCCGTGCGGTGCTCAAGCTGCCCCATGTGCTGGAATGCCACCTGGTATCCGGTGACTTCGACTATCTGGTGAAAGCGCGCATTTCGGAAATGGCCTCGTACCGCAAGCTGCTCGGCGACATTCTGCTGAAGCTTCCACACGTGCGCGAGTCGAAGAGCTACATCGTGATGGAAGAGGTGAAAGAGAGCCTCTGCCTGCCGATCCCTGACTGA
- a CDS encoding xanthine phosphoribosyltransferase, with amino-acid sequence MEALHQKIREEGIVLSDQVLKVDAFLNHQIDPALMQLIGDEFARLFADAGVTKIVTIEASGIAPAVMTGLKLGVPVIFARKHQSLTLTENLLTASVYSFTKQTENTVAISPRHLNSSDRVLVIDDFLANGKASQALISIIKQAGATVAGLGIVIEKSFQGGRAELDSQGYRVESLARVKSLEGGVVSFIE; translated from the coding sequence GTGGAAGCACTGCATCAGAAGATTCGCGAAGAAGGCATCGTGCTTTCCGACCAGGTTCTCAAAGTCGACGCGTTTCTCAACCACCAGATCGACCCGGCGCTGATGCAGCTGATCGGTGACGAGTTCGCCCGCCTGTTCGCCGATGCCGGCGTGACCAAGATCGTCACCATCGAAGCCTCGGGCATTGCCCCGGCGGTGATGACCGGCCTGAAGCTGGGCGTACCGGTGATCTTCGCGCGCAAGCACCAGTCGCTGACCCTGACCGAGAACCTGCTGACCGCCTCGGTGTACTCCTTCACCAAGCAGACCGAGAACACCGTGGCCATTTCGCCGCGCCACCTCAACAGCAGCGACCGCGTGCTGGTGATCGACGACTTCCTGGCCAATGGCAAGGCGTCGCAGGCATTGATCTCGATCATCAAGCAGGCCGGTGCCACCGTGGCCGGCCTGGGCATCGTCATCGAGAAGTCGTTCCAGGGCGGCCGTGCCGAGCTGGACAGCCAGGGCTACCGCGTCGAATCGCTGGCCCGGGTGAAGTCGCTGGAAGGTGGTGTGGTCAGCTTCATCGAGTGA
- the alr gene encoding alanine racemase has protein sequence MRPARALIDLQALRHNYRLARELSGAKALAVVKADAYGHGAVRCALALEPEADGFAVACIEEALELRAAGIKGPVLLLEGFFEASELALIAEHDLWCVVHSLWQLEALEQTQVHKPLTIWLKLDSGMHRVGLHPKDYHDAYQRLLASGKVSRIVLMSHFARADEPEADATELQIAVFNAAREGLAAECSLRNSPGVLAWPQAPSDWVRPGIMLYGASPFEADQPQAARLQPVMTLQSRVISVRELPTGEPVGYGAKFVSPRPTRVGVVAMGYADGYPRHAPTGTPVMVAGKRSQLIGRVSMDMLCIDLTDVPEATVGSPVELWGKQVLASDVAMQAGSIPYQIFCNLKRVPLDYYGE, from the coding sequence ATGCGTCCCGCCCGCGCCCTGATCGACCTGCAAGCCCTCCGCCACAACTACCGCCTGGCCCGTGAACTGTCCGGTGCCAAGGCCCTCGCCGTGGTCAAGGCCGATGCCTACGGCCACGGTGCCGTGCGTTGCGCCCTGGCCCTGGAGCCCGAAGCCGATGGCTTTGCCGTGGCCTGCATCGAAGAAGCGCTGGAGTTGCGCGCCGCCGGCATCAAGGGCCCGGTACTGCTGCTCGAAGGTTTCTTCGAAGCCAGCGAGCTGGCGCTGATCGCCGAGCACGACCTGTGGTGCGTGGTGCATTCGCTGTGGCAGCTCGAAGCCCTCGAGCAGACCCAGGTGCACAAGCCGTTGACTATCTGGCTCAAGCTCGACAGCGGCATGCACCGCGTCGGCCTGCACCCCAAGGACTACCACGACGCCTACCAGCGCTTGCTGGCCAGCGGCAAGGTTTCGCGCATCGTGCTGATGAGCCACTTTGCCCGCGCCGACGAGCCGGAGGCCGACGCCACCGAGCTGCAGATCGCCGTGTTCAACGCCGCCCGTGAAGGCCTGGCTGCCGAATGCAGCCTGCGCAATTCGCCCGGAGTATTGGCCTGGCCGCAGGCCCCGAGCGACTGGGTGCGCCCAGGCATCATGCTGTATGGCGCCAGCCCCTTCGAAGCCGACCAGCCCCAGGCAGCGCGCCTGCAGCCGGTGATGACCCTGCAGTCGCGGGTCATCAGCGTGCGCGAGCTGCCTACCGGTGAACCGGTGGGCTACGGCGCCAAGTTCGTCAGCCCGCGCCCGACCCGTGTCGGTGTGGTCGCCATGGGCTACGCCGACGGCTACCCACGCCATGCGCCCACCGGCACGCCGGTGATGGTTGCCGGCAAGCGCAGCCAGCTGATCGGCCGTGTGTCGATGGACATGCTCTGCATCGACCTCACCGATGTGCCCGAGGCCACCGTCGGCAGCCCGGTCGAGCTGTGGGGCAAGCAGGTGCTGGCCAGTGATGTGGCGATGCAGGCCGGGAGCATTCCCTACCAGATCTTCTGCAACCTGAAACGCGTGCCGCTGGACTATTACGGCGAATAA
- a CDS encoding acetyl-CoA hydrolase/transferase C-terminal domain-containing protein: MHLCSIDQAVEQVLSRLPAHIHMGLPLGLGKPNAFVNALYARVRELPERSLTIYTALSLGRPPLGDGLQRRFLEPFVERVFADYEELTYLADLRNDNLPPNIRVEQFFMQPGSLLHSETAQQDYISSNYSHAARDINAKGLNLVAQLVAATPEKPVHLSLACNPDITLDLQPMIAKRRAAGETILMLGQVHTELPYMPGDAELPIDAFDLLIDEAEQRRLFSTPNMPVTTQDHCIGLHASSLVRDGGTLQIGIGAMGDALAAALLARQGDNEGYRALLGELDVGPWQALIEREGGVDAFAQGLYGCSEMFVNGLLALAEAGVVRRPADEQGVLAHGGFFLGPQAFYQRLREMPLEQRARFAMTRISFINELYGQEDLKRRQRRDARFVNTVFGMTLLGAGVADQLEDGRVLSGVGGQYNFVAQGHALEGGRSILLLRSWRESGGEVTSNLFWQYGHCTIPRHLRDIVVTEYGIADLRGQTDSEVIARLLAVSDSRFQDELMEQAKRAGKLARDFQLDARFTDNTPERLEAIKVRHARLFPEYPLGTDFTAEERDLLRALNWLKSKFKLSEVLELGKAALEAPGPEGYEAHLARMQLERPQGLKEELYQRLLLAGLAAT; encoded by the coding sequence ATGCACCTTTGCTCCATCGACCAGGCCGTCGAGCAGGTCCTCTCCCGCCTGCCAGCCCATATCCACATGGGCCTGCCGCTGGGCCTGGGCAAGCCCAACGCCTTCGTCAACGCGCTGTACGCCCGCGTGCGCGAATTACCGGAGCGGAGCCTGACAATCTACACGGCGTTATCCCTGGGGCGGCCACCCTTGGGCGACGGCCTGCAAAGGCGCTTCCTTGAGCCCTTCGTCGAACGCGTATTCGCCGATTACGAAGAACTCACTTACCTCGCCGACCTGCGCAACGACAACCTGCCACCGAACATCCGCGTCGAGCAGTTCTTCATGCAACCCGGCAGCCTGCTGCACAGCGAGACCGCCCAGCAGGACTACATCAGCAGCAACTACAGCCACGCCGCGCGCGACATCAACGCCAAGGGACTGAACCTGGTGGCCCAGCTGGTCGCTGCCACGCCGGAGAAGCCCGTCCACCTGAGCCTGGCCTGCAACCCCGACATCACCCTCGACCTGCAGCCGATGATCGCCAAGCGGCGTGCGGCAGGTGAAACCATCCTCATGCTCGGCCAGGTGCATACCGAATTGCCCTACATGCCGGGCGATGCCGAACTGCCAATCGACGCGTTCGACCTGTTGATCGACGAAGCGGAGCAGCGCCGGCTGTTCTCTACCCCGAACATGCCGGTTACCACCCAGGACCACTGCATTGGCTTGCACGCAAGTTCGCTGGTGCGCGACGGCGGCACCCTGCAAATTGGCATCGGCGCCATGGGGGATGCGCTGGCGGCCGCGTTGCTTGCCCGTCAAGGTGACAACGAAGGGTATCGCGCCTTGCTCGGCGAACTGGATGTCGGCCCGTGGCAAGCGCTGATCGAGCGGGAAGGGGGGGTGGATGCCTTCGCTCAGGGCCTGTACGGGTGCAGCGAAATGTTCGTCAACGGCCTGCTGGCGCTGGCCGAGGCCGGTGTGGTGCGGCGCCCGGCAGACGAGCAGGGCGTGCTGGCGCATGGTGGATTCTTCCTCGGCCCGCAGGCGTTCTACCAGCGTCTGCGCGAGATGCCGCTGGAGCAGCGCGCCCGGTTCGCCATGACCCGCATCAGCTTCATCAACGAACTGTACGGCCAGGAAGACCTCAAGCGCCGCCAGCGCCGCGATGCGCGCTTCGTCAACACGGTGTTCGGCATGACCCTGCTCGGCGCCGGGGTGGCCGACCAGCTGGAGGACGGGCGCGTACTCAGCGGGGTCGGCGGGCAATACAACTTCGTTGCCCAGGGCCATGCACTGGAAGGAGGGCGCTCGATCCTGCTGCTGCGCAGCTGGCGCGAGTCGGGCGGTGAGGTGACATCCAACCTGTTCTGGCAATACGGCCACTGCACCATTCCGCGGCACCTGCGCGATATCGTGGTGACCGAGTACGGCATTGCCGATTTGCGTGGGCAGACCGACAGCGAGGTGATTGCGCGGCTGCTGGCGGTGAGCGATTCGCGGTTCCAGGACGAGTTGATGGAGCAGGCCAAGCGTGCTGGCAAGCTGGCCAGGGACTTTCAGCTGGATGCGCGGTTTACTGACAATACGCCTGAGCGGCTGGAAGCGATCAAGGTGCGGCATGCGCGACTGTTCCCCGAGTATCCGCTAGGCACGGATTTCACGGCAGAAGAGCGGGACTTGTTGCGGGCGCTGAACTGGTTGAAGAGCAAGTTCAAGTTGAGCGAAGTGCTGGAGCTGGGCAAGGCGGCACTGGAGGCGCCGGGGCCGGAAGGGTATGAGGCGCACCTGGCGCGGATGCAGCTGGAGCGGCCGCAGGGGTTGAAGGAAGAACTGTATCAGCGGTTGTTGCTGGCGGGGTTGGCGGCGACTTGA
- a CDS encoding DUF1127 domain-containing protein produces MGGMSDVRLQLLAKELDAGQQTKVFNAPAGLGRWGLMLHRWHTRRALLQLDDDQLRDIGLSWEQARTEGRKPFWKD; encoded by the coding sequence ATGGGTGGCATGAGCGATGTGCGCTTGCAACTGTTGGCCAAGGAACTGGACGCCGGGCAGCAGACCAAGGTTTTCAACGCACCGGCAGGGCTCGGGCGTTGGGGGCTGATGCTGCACCGCTGGCACACCCGCCGGGCCCTGCTGCAACTGGATGATGACCAGTTGCGGGACATCGGCCTGAGTTGGGAGCAGGCACGTACCGAGGGTCGCAAACCCTTCTGGAAAGACTGA
- a CDS encoding cupin domain-containing protein — MDVGERLQAIRKLKGLSQRELAKRAGVTNSTISMIEKNSVSPSISSLRKVLSGIPMSMVEFFSVELEAESPAQIVYKAHELIDISDGAVTMKLVGKSHPNRAIAFLTEVYPPGADTGAEMLTHDGEETGILLEGKLELVVGNEIFILEAGDSYYFESTRPHRFRNPFDAPARLISAATPSNF; from the coding sequence TTGGACGTCGGCGAACGACTGCAAGCCATCCGCAAGCTCAAGGGCCTGTCCCAGCGGGAACTCGCCAAGCGAGCGGGGGTGACCAACAGCACCATCTCGATGATCGAGAAGAACAGCGTCAGCCCTTCGATCAGCTCGCTGCGCAAGGTCCTCAGCGGCATTCCCATGTCGATGGTCGAGTTCTTTTCGGTCGAGCTGGAGGCCGAAAGCCCCGCGCAGATTGTCTACAAGGCCCACGAGCTGATCGACATCTCCGACGGTGCGGTGACCATGAAGTTGGTGGGCAAGTCGCACCCCAACCGCGCCATCGCCTTCCTGACCGAGGTCTACCCGCCGGGTGCCGATACCGGTGCCGAGATGCTCACTCACGATGGTGAAGAAACCGGCATCCTGCTCGAAGGCAAGCTTGAGCTGGTGGTGGGCAACGAGATCTTCATCCTTGAGGCGGGCGACAGCTACTACTTTGAAAGCACCCGTCCGCACCGTTTCCGCAACCCGTTCGACGCGCCTGCGCGGCTGATCAGCGCGGCGACACCGTCGAACTTTTGA
- a CDS encoding YkgJ family cysteine cluster protein, whose translation MSCNRHKIHFLRELIPSFECEPGCHDCCGPVTTSSEEMARLPRKTQAEQDAALEHLNCVHLGPNGCTVYEERPMICRLFGTTPRMACPRGRGPDQMIEPEAEQLVHQFIASTRQVLV comes from the coding sequence ATGTCCTGCAACCGCCACAAGATCCACTTCCTGCGCGAGCTCATTCCTTCATTCGAATGCGAGCCGGGCTGCCATGACTGCTGCGGCCCGGTGACCACCTCGTCTGAAGAGATGGCTCGCTTGCCGCGCAAGACCCAGGCCGAGCAGGATGCCGCGCTGGAGCACCTTAACTGCGTGCACCTGGGCCCCAACGGCTGCACCGTCTATGAAGAACGGCCGATGATCTGCCGCCTGTTCGGCACCACGCCGCGCATGGCCTGCCCGCGTGGCCGTGGCCCGGACCAGATGATCGAACCCGAAGCCGAACAGCTGGTCCACCAGTTCATTGCCAGCACGCGCCAGGTGCTGGTCTAG
- the dadA gene encoding D-amino acid dehydrogenase, translated as MRVLVLGSGVIGTASAYYLARQGFEVTVVDRQPAVALETSFANAGQISPGYASPWAAPGVPLKAIKWLLERHAPLAIKLTGDVDQYLWMAQMLRNCTASRYAVNKERMVRLSEYSRDCLDELRAETGIAYENRSLGTTQLFRTQAQVDAAAKDIAVLEQSGVPYELLDRDGIARVEPALAGVKDILAGALRLPNDQTGDCQLFTTKLAEMAVKLGVEFRFGQDIQRLDFAGDRINGVWIDGKLETADRYVLALGSYSPQMLKPLGIKAPVYPLKGYSLTVPITNADMAPTSTILDETYKVAITRFDNRIRVGGMAEIAGFDLSLNPRRRETLEMIVNDLYPRGGDLSEASFWTGLRPATPDGTPIVGATAFRNLFLNTGHGTLGWTMACGSGRLLADLIARKKPQISAEGLDISRYGNSPEVARHGQTAPAHQQ; from the coding sequence ATGCGAGTATTGGTACTTGGTAGCGGGGTGATTGGTACCGCCAGTGCCTATTACCTGGCCCGGCAAGGCTTTGAGGTGACCGTGGTCGACCGCCAGCCGGCAGTGGCCCTGGAAACCAGCTTTGCCAACGCAGGCCAGATCTCGCCCGGCTATGCCTCGCCCTGGGCCGCCCCTGGCGTGCCGCTGAAAGCCATCAAGTGGCTGCTGGAGCGCCACGCGCCCCTGGCCATCAAGCTGACCGGTGATGTCGACCAGTACCTGTGGATGGCGCAAATGCTGCGCAACTGCACCGCCAGCCGCTACGCAGTGAACAAGGAGCGCATGGTGCGTCTGTCCGAGTACAGCCGTGACTGCCTCGACGAACTGCGCGCCGAAACCGGTATTGCCTACGAGAACCGTAGCCTGGGTACTACCCAGCTGTTCCGCACCCAGGCCCAGGTTGACGCTGCGGCCAAGGACATCGCCGTGCTCGAACAGTCCGGCGTGCCTTATGAGCTGCTCGACCGCGATGGCATCGCCCGTGTCGAGCCGGCCCTGGCCGGGGTGAAAGACATCCTCGCCGGCGCCCTGCGCCTGCCCAACGACCAGACCGGCGACTGCCAGCTGTTCACCACCAAGCTCGCCGAAATGGCGGTGAAGCTGGGGGTGGAGTTCCGCTTTGGCCAGGACATCCAGCGCCTGGACTTTGCCGGTGACCGCATCAACGGTGTGTGGATCGACGGCAAGCTGGAAACCGCCGACCGCTACGTGCTGGCCCTGGGCAGCTACTCGCCGCAGATGCTCAAGCCCCTGGGCATCAAGGCTCCGGTGTATCCGCTCAAGGGTTACTCGCTGACCGTGCCGATCACCAATGCTGATATGGCGCCGACCTCGACCATTCTCGACGAGACCTACAAGGTCGCGATCACCCGTTTCGACAACCGCATCCGCGTTGGCGGCATGGCTGAAATCGCCGGTTTTGACCTGTCGCTGAACCCGCGTCGACGCGAAACGCTGGAGATGATCGTCAACGACCTTTATCCTCGCGGCGGCGACCTGAGCGAGGCCAGCTTCTGGACCGGCCTGCGCCCGGCGACCCCGGACGGTACGCCGATCGTGGGTGCCACCGCGTTCCGCAACCTGTTCCTCAACACCGGCCACGGTACGCTGGGCTGGACCATGGCGTGCGGTTCTGGCCGCTTGCTGGCCGACCTGATTGCGCGCAAGAAGCCGCAGATCAGTGCCGAAGGCCTGGACATCTCCCGGTATGGCAACAGCCCGGAAGTCGCCAGGCACGGTCAGACTGCGCCGGCCCACCAGCAGTAA
- a CDS encoding NAD(P)/FAD-dependent oxidoreductase has product MIHSAQHAASYYAASSAPHPDHSFLQGEHSADVCIVGGGYSGLNTAIELAERGFSVILLEARKLGWGASGRNGGQLIRGVGHGLEQFLPVIGEEGVRSLRLMGLEAVEIVRERVERHAIACDLTWGYCDLANKPGELKGFAEDADELRSLGYRHELRLVGKDDMHSVVGSDRYVGGLIDMGSGHLHPLNLALGEAAVASHLGVKLFEQSEVTRIDYGPEVQVHTAQGRVRAKTLVLCCNAYHNDLNRELGGKVLPAGSYIIATEPLDEERAHQLLPQNMAVCDQRVALDYYRLSADRRLLFGGACHYSGRDPKDIAAYMRPKMLQVFPQLADVRIDYQWGGMIGIGANRLPQVGRLASQPNVYYAQAYAGHGLNATHLAARLLGEAISGQESGRFDLFAKVPHVTFPGGKHLRSPVLALGMLWHRLKELI; this is encoded by the coding sequence ATGATCCACAGCGCGCAGCACGCCGCCTCCTACTACGCCGCCAGCAGCGCGCCCCACCCGGACCATTCCTTCCTGCAAGGCGAACACAGTGCCGACGTGTGCATCGTCGGTGGTGGCTACTCGGGCTTGAACACCGCCATCGAACTGGCCGAGCGCGGCTTCTCGGTGATCCTCCTGGAAGCACGCAAGCTCGGCTGGGGCGCCAGCGGACGCAATGGCGGCCAGCTGATTCGCGGCGTCGGTCACGGCCTGGAGCAGTTTCTCCCGGTGATCGGCGAGGAAGGCGTACGCAGCCTGAGGCTGATGGGCCTGGAAGCCGTGGAGATCGTTCGCGAACGGGTCGAGCGCCACGCCATCGCCTGCGACCTGACCTGGGGCTACTGTGACCTGGCCAACAAACCCGGCGAGCTGAAGGGTTTTGCCGAGGATGCCGATGAACTGCGCAGCCTGGGCTACCGCCACGAACTGCGCTTGGTGGGCAAGGACGACATGCACAGCGTGGTGGGCTCCGACCGCTACGTCGGCGGCCTGATCGACATGGGTTCGGGCCACCTGCACCCGCTCAACCTGGCCCTGGGTGAAGCGGCCGTGGCCAGCCACCTGGGGGTGAAGCTGTTCGAACAGTCAGAGGTCACGCGCATCGACTACGGCCCTGAAGTCCAGGTGCACACCGCCCAGGGTCGGGTGCGCGCCAAGACCCTGGTGCTGTGCTGCAATGCCTACCACAACGACCTCAACCGCGAGCTGGGCGGCAAGGTGCTGCCCGCCGGTAGCTACATCATTGCCACCGAGCCGCTTGACGAAGAACGCGCCCATCAGTTGCTGCCGCAGAACATGGCCGTGTGCGACCAGCGCGTGGCGCTGGACTACTATCGCCTGTCGGCCGACCGCCGCCTGTTGTTCGGCGGTGCCTGCCACTATTCCGGGCGCGACCCGAAGGACATCGCTGCCTACATGCGGCCGAAGATGCTCCAGGTGTTCCCGCAACTGGCGGATGTGCGCATCGATTATCAGTGGGGCGGCATGATCGGCATCGGCGCCAACCGCCTGCCACAGGTCGGCCGCCTGGCCAGCCAGCCTAACGTCTACTACGCCCAGGCCTACGCGGGCCACGGCCTCAACGCCACCCACCTGGCCGCGCGCCTGCTGGGTGAAGCGATCAGCGGCCAGGAAAGCGGGCGCTTCGACCTGTTCGCCAAGGTGCCGCACGTCACCTTCCCCGGCGGCAAGCACCTGCGCTCGCCAGTACTGGCCCTGGGGATGCTCTGGCATCGCCTGAAAGAGCTCATCTAG
- a CDS encoding PLP-dependent aminotransferase family protein, protein MTLYLNLAELLGARIEQGLYRPGQRLPSVRALSVEHGVSLSTVQQAYRMLEDSGMVSPRPKSGYFVSDHRHLPALPAVSRPAQRPVDISQWEQVLELVRSTPRQDVIQLGRGMPDIDSPTLKPLLRSLAQLSRRQDMPGLYYDNIHGNLALREQIARLMLDSGCRLGPADLVVTTGCHEALSCSIRAVCEPGDIVAVDSPSFHGAMQTLKGLGMKALEIPTDPVTGISLEALELALDQWPIKLIQITPSCNNPLGYIMPEARKKALLSLAQRYDVAILEDDVYGDLAYTYPRPRTLKSFDDDGRVLLCSSFSKTLAPGLRIGWVAPGRYLERVLHMKYISTGSTASQPQLAIADFIAAGHYQPHVRRMRSQYQRGRDLMSDWVTRYFPPGSRVSRPQGGFMLWVELPEDFDTLRLNRALLEQGVQIAVGSIFSASGKFRHCLRMNFAARPTPKIEAAVRKVGETALRLLAEDNAQA, encoded by the coding sequence GTGACCCTCTACCTGAACCTCGCCGAGCTGCTCGGTGCGCGCATCGAACAGGGCCTCTACCGCCCCGGCCAACGCCTGCCCTCGGTGCGCGCCCTCAGCGTGGAGCACGGCGTCAGCCTGAGTACCGTGCAGCAGGCCTACCGCATGCTCGAAGACAGCGGCATGGTCTCGCCACGGCCCAAGTCCGGCTATTTCGTCAGCGACCATCGCCACCTCCCTGCCCTGCCCGCCGTCAGCCGCCCGGCCCAACGCCCGGTGGATATCTCGCAATGGGAACAGGTGCTCGAACTGGTACGCAGTACCCCGCGTCAGGATGTGATCCAGCTCGGCCGCGGCATGCCCGACATCGACAGCCCGACCCTCAAGCCGCTGCTGCGCAGCCTCGCCCAACTGAGCCGGCGCCAGGACATGCCCGGGCTGTACTACGACAACATCCACGGCAACCTGGCCCTGCGCGAGCAGATCGCCCGGTTGATGCTCGACTCCGGCTGCCGCCTGGGCCCGGCCGACCTGGTGGTGACCACGGGCTGCCATGAGGCGCTGTCGTGCAGCATCCGTGCAGTGTGCGAGCCGGGCGATATCGTCGCGGTCGACTCGCCAAGCTTCCACGGCGCCATGCAGACCCTCAAGGGCCTGGGCATGAAGGCCCTGGAAATTCCTACCGACCCGGTCACCGGCATCAGCCTCGAAGCCCTGGAGTTGGCGCTCGATCAATGGCCGATCAAGCTCATCCAGATCACCCCGAGCTGCAACAACCCGCTCGGCTACATCATGCCCGAAGCCCGCAAGAAAGCCCTGCTGAGCCTGGCCCAGCGCTACGATGTGGCCATTCTTGAAGACGATGTGTATGGCGACCTGGCTTACACCTACCCTCGCCCGCGCACCCTCAAGTCGTTCGACGACGACGGTCGCGTGCTGCTGTGCAGTTCGTTCTCCAAGACCCTCGCACCTGGCCTGCGCATCGGCTGGGTCGCCCCCGGCCGCTACCTGGAGCGGGTGCTGCACATGAAGTACATCAGCACCGGCAGCACTGCCAGCCAGCCGCAACTGGCAATCGCCGACTTCATCGCCGCTGGCCACTACCAGCCCCATGTACGACGCATGCGCAGCCAGTACCAGCGTGGCCGCGACCTGATGAGCGACTGGGTAACCCGTTATTTCCCGCCCGGTAGCCGAGTCAGCCGGCCGCAAGGCGGTTTCATGCTGTGGGTGGAGTTGCCCGAAGATTTCGATACGCTGCGCCTGAACCGCGCTTTACTGGAGCAGGGTGTGCAGATCGCCGTGGGCAGCATCTTCTCGGCCTCGGGCAAGTTCCGTCATTGCCTTCGCATGAATTTCGCCGCGCGGCCGACACCGAAGATCGAAGCGGCCGTGCGCAAGGTTGGTGAAACCGCCCTTCGTCTACTGGCTGAAGACAACGCCCAGGCGTAA